The DNA region AGATGCATTTAGAGATTACCAGCTAAATAAAGCTTGGATATGGGAGCATCAAGCGTTAACGCGTGCTCGTTTTGTTGCAGGGGATAGCAAAATTGGTCAGGCTTTTGATGAAATTAAGACAGAAGTCATGACGCAGGCGCGTGATGCCGAAATCCTTAAAACAGAAGTATTGGCCATGCGTGAAAGAATGCGAAAAGCACAACATGTGCATGAAGGTATGTTTGATTTAAAGCATGGGGTAGGCGGCATTATTGATGTGGAGTTTTTGGTACAGTATCTGGTGTTGTTATACGCACCTAGCTACCCAGAACTTACTGTGAATATCGGGAATATCGGCTTGCTAAAGCGCATGGCAACTTTGAAAATCATCGATGCAGAACTGGCTGAAAGTGTTGCTGATGCCTATAGGCAATATCGTCATATGCAGCATATGCTTAAGTTGCAAGGCGCTACCCAGCTAAATATTAAAGCAGAAGAAATTGCTCAGGAAATTACCAAAGTCACGGCGCTATGGCGTCAAGTTTTTGGGAATCAAGTGCTTGCATAAAGCTAAAGAGTAGATAAACCGCAACTACTTAAGATCTATTTTAGGCCTATTTTACCGAGGACATGGTTGTCTACGATGTAAAGAGTGCAAATTAGAACAGCTCGATTTCGCCTTCTTTTTTATTATCTTGTAAGTCGCCACTGGCGATTAATAACTCATATGAATCTACACGGTTACGTCCATGATTTTTTGCATAATAAAGTGCTGTGTCTGCACGGTCTATAATCTGGCTTGAGGTATCAAACGGTGAAATTTCAGTAAAGCCAGCACTTACCGTCACTTTACCCACTTGTGGGAACTCGAAATTGGCGACTTTTTGTTTAAATCGTTCAAAGATATTTTGAATATCAAGTGTGCTACCACATTCAAAAAAACCAACAAACTCTTCGCCACCAAAGCGGAAAAGAGGGTCGGTTTCTCTAAAGCTTTGACGCATAAGCTGCGAGAACATTAGCAAGACTTCATCGCCGATTAAATGGCCAAATTGGTCATTAATCCTTTTGAAATGGTCAATGTCAAAAATCGCCAAGAAGTAAATCTGGTCAGCTTTATCTTCTTTGCGGTTTGTACTGCTATGCATCTGGGCAAGGATTTTATTGATTTTAAAATCAAAGGTTTTACGATTGAGTAAGCCCGTGAGCGTATCGCACTCGTTCTCGTTATTCAGTAAAACAAAGTTCTGATAAATCTCTAATATCATGCCAATCGGCACATCAAGGTGTTGATCTGCATGGTCACTATCTATTGCAATCACACAGTCTATATGTCCCATTTCACCTCTAAGGGGGTGAAGCTTAATGATATGGTTGTTTTCAGATTGATATGTGGAACGACTATCTGTTTGGATACAGTTAAGTATGACTTGCTTAAACTCTGCAGAGATGACGGCGCTGTTTGGATTGTTCTCAGCCGTTAATACTGTAATTATTTGTTTTTTTATATCTTTAAGGTGGTAGATAACTACCGATTTTGTTGCACCGACATGTGCTGAGTTGATAAAGTCAGACAGTGTTTTAATGAGTGCGACTTGCAGAGACA from Methylotenera sp. L2L1 includes:
- a CDS encoding GGDEF domain-containing protein — protein: MSKLVTLTKERDDLSLQVALIKTLSDFINSAHVGATKSVVIYHLKDIKKQIITVLTAENNPNSAVISAEFKQVILNCIQTDSRSTYQSENNHIIKLHPLRGEMGHIDCVIAIDSDHADQHLDVPIGMILEIYQNFVLLNNENECDTLTGLLNRKTFDFKINKILAQMHSSTNRKEDKADQIYFLAIFDIDHFKRINDQFGHLIGDEVLLMFSQLMRQSFRETDPLFRFGGEEFVGFFECGSTLDIQNIFERFKQKVANFEFPQVGKVTVSAGFTEISPFDTSSQIIDRADTALYYAKNHGRNRVDSYELLIASGDLQDNKKEGEIELF